A single genomic interval of Mycosarcoma maydis chromosome 8, whole genome shotgun sequence harbors:
- a CDS encoding mitochondrial 54S ribosomal protein mL38 (related to MRPL35 - mitochondrial ribosomal protein, large subunit), with protein sequence MATSASRAAFRRLAGSQRRHIVYSARNSSASSSSRTSSTTPESWSTWQPRLKRGTLGAYDEALSFVRSHSESLRSRMSMLESDHAELSASERAQLKESLEIASLINLPWIVSAFEASSPTHYDASNPALRHLRERVWRNDSGVLAKLMQRCTLMHVFPDVIAGITPLVDVSVAFGHGSGYTDHSSDGGDVLAGVFVEPKDTVDPPTVSVNVFHQDVKLYTLALVDPDQPDEPTQSYKTSLLALKTDIALSATTDPIVDLSTNMAVDYIPPHPQQGTQYHRYTTVLFEQSTRSADDASLHARHDFDVAAFAQRRALTPAGIHFWRAKWTPQSAHAISTIYATVLNTQEPRYTSPPSLDRVRKQLPDTASKWFA encoded by the coding sequence AGGCGGCTAGCCGGCTCGCAGAGACGTCACATCGTGTACTCGGCTCGCAACTCGTctgcgtcgagctcgtctcgGACATCTAGCACTACCCCGGAATCGTGGTCGACATGGCAACCACGCCTCAAGCGTGGAACACTCGGCGCATATGACGAAGCGCTGTCGTTTGTGCGGTCGCACTCGGAGTCGCTGCGCTCGCGTatgtcgatgctcgaaTCGGACCATGCCGAGTTATCCGCATCGGAACGCGCACAGCTCAAGGAATCGCTCGAAATCGCGTCGCTCATCAACCTCCCTTGGATCGTCTCGGCGTTCGAGGCTTCTTCACCCACGCACTACGATGCTTCGAATCCGGCATTGCGACATCTGCGCGAACGCGTGTGGAGGAACGACTCGGGTGTATTGGCAAAGCTCATGCAACGATGTACGCTCATGCACGTGTTTCCGGATGTAATCGCGGGCATCACCccgctcgtcgacgtctcgGTCGCGTTTGGTCACGGCTCGGGATACACGGACCATTCATCAGATGGAGGCGATGTGTTGGCTGGCGTGTTTGTCGAGCCCAAGGACACAGTAGATCCGCCAACGGTGAGCGTCAACGTGTTCCATCAAGACGTGAAACTGTACAcactcgcactcgtcgATCCGGACCAACCAGACGAGCCAACGCAGAGCTACAAAACgtcgcttctcgctctgAAAACCGATATCGCACTGAGCGCTACCACGGACCCGATCGTCGATCTATCTACCAACATGGCGGTCGACTACATTCCTCCACACCCACAACAAGGTACACAATACCATCGATACACGACTGTGCTCTTTGAGCAATCCACGCGCTCTGCCGACGACGCGAGTTTGCACGCACGCCACGATTTCGACGTGGCCGCTTTCgcgcagcgtcgagcgctCACTCCGGCGGGGATCCACTTCTGGAGAGCCAAATGGACGCCGCAATCTGCACATGCCATCTCTACGATCTACGCCACCGTGCTCAACACGCAAGAGCCCAGGTACACAAGTCCGCCATCCCTCGATAGGGtgcgcaagcagctccCCGATACCGCCTCCAAGTGGTTCGCCTAG